One part of the Leucobacter triazinivorans genome encodes these proteins:
- a CDS encoding IclR family transcriptional regulator, which yields MTSTSDTAAASIGPQTAGSQTLARGLRALELLAEAEQPLSIADLAQQLGVHRSNAYRVLRTLEQHRFVTRDQAGRIRLGPKLTVLARGVAPALHTAAMPALTELAYELGMTAFVTVLDIDDVVTLATVEPANVAASVARNPGVRHPVDRGAPARAIESSLTASEHRAFLGDDELSTAALEARRNRYALSHDEVIDGVTSIAVPLRIDGEPPAAVAVVHFKLPEPLDSVVDALHATAERIAQSYR from the coding sequence ATGACTTCCACGAGCGACACCGCAGCCGCGAGCATCGGCCCCCAGACCGCCGGGTCGCAGACCCTGGCCCGCGGCCTGCGCGCGCTCGAGTTGCTCGCGGAGGCCGAGCAGCCGCTCTCGATCGCAGATCTCGCGCAGCAGCTCGGGGTGCACCGATCCAACGCCTATCGCGTCCTGCGCACCCTGGAGCAGCACCGCTTCGTCACGCGGGATCAGGCCGGCCGCATCCGACTCGGCCCCAAGCTCACCGTGCTCGCGCGCGGCGTGGCGCCGGCGCTGCACACCGCGGCGATGCCGGCCCTCACCGAGCTCGCGTACGAGCTCGGCATGACCGCGTTCGTCACGGTGCTCGACATCGACGATGTGGTGACCCTCGCCACCGTCGAGCCCGCAAACGTCGCCGCCAGCGTCGCCCGCAACCCGGGAGTGCGACACCCCGTCGACCGCGGAGCCCCGGCGCGCGCAATCGAGTCGTCCCTCACCGCGTCGGAGCACCGGGCCTTCCTCGGCGACGACGAGCTCAGCACCGCAGCGCTCGAGGCCCGCCGCAACCGCTACGCCCTCAGTCACGACGAGGTCATCGACGGGGTCACCAGCATCGCCGTGCCCCTGCGCATCGACGGCGAACCGCCGGCCGCCGTCGCCGTCGTCCACTTCAAGCTCCCCGAGCCGCTCGACTCCGTCGTCGACGCGCTGCACGCGACGGCAGAGCGCATCGCGCAGAGCTACCGCTGA